From Pseudomonas hefeiensis, one genomic window encodes:
- a CDS encoding TPM domain-containing protein, with amino-acid sequence MALLTEHEQRKVAEAIARVERDTDAELVTVLAARADDYAYIPLLWASLLALVVPGMVHYLTGSLTTHSLLLVQWVLFIVLCLAFRIPAITTHLIPRSVRHWRASNLARRQFLEQNLHHTVGSTGMLIFVCEAERYVEILVDEGISNRLDNKHWEAIVAAFTQQVRQGQTLQGFVTCIEACGELLKEHVPVTHARNELPNRLVVLG; translated from the coding sequence ATGGCATTACTGACTGAACACGAACAACGCAAGGTCGCCGAGGCCATCGCCCGGGTGGAGCGCGATACCGACGCCGAGCTGGTCACCGTGCTCGCCGCCCGTGCCGACGACTATGCCTATATCCCGCTGCTGTGGGCCAGCCTGCTCGCCCTGGTGGTGCCCGGCATGGTGCATTACCTCACGGGCTCGCTGACCACGCACAGTCTGCTGCTGGTGCAGTGGGTCCTGTTTATCGTGCTGTGCCTGGCGTTTCGCATTCCTGCAATCACCACTCACCTGATCCCCCGTTCCGTGCGCCACTGGCGCGCCTCCAATCTGGCGCGCCGGCAGTTTCTCGAGCAAAACCTGCACCACACCGTGGGCAGCACCGGGATGTTGATCTTCGTTTGTGAGGCCGAGCGGTATGTGGAGATCCTGGTGGACGAAGGCATTTCCAATCGACTCGACAACAAGCACTGGGAGGCCATTGTCGCGGCGTTCACCCAACAGGTCCGCCAGGGACAGACGTTGCAGGGCTTCGTCACCTGCATCGAGGCCTGCGGCGAATTGCTCAAGGAGCACGTCCCGGTGACTCACGCACGTAATGAATTGCCGAATCGGTTGGTGGTGCTGGGCTGA
- the bglX gene encoding beta-glucosidase BglX produces the protein MKKLCLLGLFVTLASQSVLADNLPAPIENKDAFISNLMKQMTLEEKIGQLRLISIGPEMPREMIRKEIAAGNIGGTFNSITRAENRPMQDAAMRSRLKIPMFFAYDVIHGHRTIFPIPLALASSWDMDAIYRSGRVAAQEAAADSLDITFAPMVDISRDPRWGRTSEGFGEDTYLVSRIAGVMVKAFQGSGANAADSIMASVKHFALYGAVEGGRDYNIVDMSPVKMYQDYLPPYRAAIDAGAGGVMVALNSINGVPATANTWLMHDLLRKEWGFKGLAVSDHGAIFELIKHGVARDGREAAKLAIKAGIDMSMNDSLYGKELPGLLKAGEIEQSDIDNAVREVLAAKYDMGLFKDPYLRIGKAEDDPADTYAESRLHRDDARDVARRSLVLLENRNQTLPLKKSAKIALVGPLAKAPIDMMGSWAAAGRPAQSVTLFDGMTRALGAESKLIYARGANITGDKKVLDYLNFLNFDAPEVVDDPRPAQALIDEAVKAARQADVVVAAVGESRGMSHESSSRTELSIPASQRELIKALKATGKPLVLVLMNGRPLALVDEKQQADAILETWFSGTEGGNAIADVLFGDYNPSGKLPISFPRSVGQIPTYYNHLSIGRPFTPGKPGNYTSQYFDDTTGPLYPFGYGLSYTEFSLTDMALSSTTLNKTGKLDASVTLENTGERDGETVVQLYIQDVTGSIIRPVKELKDFRKVMLKAGEKKVIHFTITEDDLKFYNAQLKYAAEPGKFNVQIGLDSQVVKQQSFELL, from the coding sequence ATGAAGAAGCTGTGTTTGCTGGGCCTGTTTGTCACACTGGCCAGTCAATCCGTATTAGCCGACAACCTGCCAGCCCCCATAGAGAACAAGGATGCCTTCATCAGCAACCTGATGAAGCAGATGACCCTTGAGGAAAAGATCGGCCAGTTGCGCCTGATCAGCATCGGCCCCGAGATGCCTCGGGAGATGATTCGCAAGGAAATCGCCGCCGGCAACATCGGCGGAACGTTCAACTCCATCACCCGGGCTGAAAACCGCCCGATGCAGGATGCGGCCATGCGCAGCCGGCTGAAGATCCCGATGTTCTTCGCCTATGACGTGATCCACGGCCACCGCACCATTTTCCCGATCCCCCTGGCCCTGGCCTCTAGCTGGGACATGGACGCCATCTACCGCTCCGGCCGCGTCGCCGCCCAGGAAGCGGCGGCCGACAGCCTGGACATCACCTTCGCGCCGATGGTGGATATTTCCCGCGACCCACGCTGGGGCCGGACCTCCGAGGGCTTTGGCGAGGACACCTACCTGGTGTCGCGCATCGCCGGGGTGATGGTCAAAGCGTTCCAGGGCAGTGGCGCCAACGCGGCCGACAGCATCATGGCCAGCGTCAAGCACTTCGCCCTGTACGGCGCGGTGGAAGGCGGCCGGGACTACAACATCGTGGACATGAGCCCGGTGAAGATGTACCAGGACTACCTGCCACCCTACCGCGCCGCCATCGATGCGGGTGCCGGCGGGGTGATGGTCGCGCTGAACTCCATCAATGGCGTACCCGCCACCGCCAACACCTGGTTGATGCACGACCTGTTGCGCAAGGAATGGGGGTTCAAGGGCCTGGCGGTCAGTGACCACGGCGCCATCTTCGAACTGATCAAACATGGCGTGGCCCGGGACGGTCGCGAAGCGGCGAAGCTGGCGATCAAGGCCGGCATCGACATGAGCATGAACGACTCGCTGTACGGCAAAGAGCTGCCTGGACTGCTCAAGGCCGGTGAAATCGAGCAGAGCGACATCGACAATGCGGTGCGCGAAGTCCTCGCCGCCAAATACGACATGGGCCTGTTCAAGGATCCGTACCTGCGCATCGGCAAGGCCGAGGACGACCCGGCCGACACCTACGCCGAAAGCCGCCTGCACCGCGACGATGCCCGTGACGTGGCCCGCCGCAGCCTGGTCCTGCTGGAAAACCGCAACCAGACCCTGCCCTTGAAGAAGAGCGCAAAAATCGCCCTGGTCGGACCGCTGGCCAAGGCACCGATCGACATGATGGGCAGTTGGGCCGCTGCCGGTCGCCCTGCGCAATCGGTAACCTTGTTCGACGGCATGACCCGTGCCCTGGGTGCCGAATCGAAGCTGATCTACGCCCGTGGCGCCAACATCACCGGCGACAAGAAGGTGCTCGACTACCTGAACTTCCTCAACTTCGACGCCCCGGAAGTGGTGGATGACCCTCGCCCTGCTCAAGCGCTGATCGACGAAGCCGTGAAGGCCGCCAGGCAAGCCGATGTAGTGGTGGCCGCCGTGGGCGAGTCCCGCGGCATGTCCCACGAATCCTCGAGCCGCACTGAACTGAGCATCCCCGCCAGCCAGCGCGAGCTGATCAAGGCCCTGAAGGCTACCGGCAAACCGCTGGTGCTGGTGCTGATGAACGGCCGCCCGCTGGCGTTGGTGGATGAAAAGCAACAGGCCGATGCGATCCTGGAAACCTGGTTCAGCGGCACCGAAGGCGGCAACGCCATCGCCGACGTATTGTTCGGCGACTACAACCCGTCGGGTAAACTGCCGATCTCCTTCCCGCGCTCGGTAGGACAGATTCCGACCTACTACAACCACCTGAGCATTGGCCGGCCTTTCACGCCGGGCAAGCCGGGCAACTACACCTCGCAATACTTCGATGACACTACAGGTCCGCTCTACCCGTTCGGCTACGGCCTGAGCTACACCGAATTCAGCCTGACGGACATGGCCCTGTCGTCCACCACGCTGAACAAGACCGGCAAGCTCGATGCCAGCGTGACCCTGGAAAACACCGGCGAGCGTGACGGCGAAACCGTGGTGCAACTCTATATCCAGGATGTGACCGGCTCGATCATCCGCCCAGTGAAGGAACTGAAGGACTTCCGCAAGGTGATGCTCAAGGCTGGCGAGAAGAAAGTCATTCACTTCACCATCACTGAAGACGATTTGAAGTTCTACAACGCCCAGCTCAAATATGCCGCTGAACCGGGCAAGTTCAACGTCCAGATCGGCCTGGATTCCCAAGTGGTGAAGCAACAGAGTTTTGAATTGCTCTGA
- a CDS encoding YegP family protein, producing MSGWYEVSKSSNGQFRFVLKAANAETILTSELYTTRSGADGGIASVQKNSPLAERYELKITKDGHPYFNLKAGNHEVIGSSESYSSDAARDKGIASVMANGPTTVIKDKTLAAL from the coding sequence ATGTCCGGATGGTACGAAGTCAGCAAAAGCAGCAACGGCCAGTTTAGGTTTGTGCTCAAGGCGGCCAACGCCGAAACGATTTTGACCAGCGAACTGTATACGACCCGCAGCGGTGCCGACGGCGGCATCGCTTCGGTGCAGAAGAACAGCCCACTGGCCGAACGTTATGAGCTCAAGATCACCAAGGACGGCCATCCTTACTTCAACCTCAAGGCTGGCAATCACGAAGTGATCGGCAGCAGCGAAAGCTATTCCTCTGACGCCGCCCGGGACAAGGGCATTGCCAGCGTCATGGCCAACGGACCGACGACGGTGATCAAGGACAAGACGCTGGCGGCGCTTTGA
- a CDS encoding DUF4917 family protein — MTDFQEYDARLEDWSALRASTAFSGLLLGNGASRAVWDDFGYDSLFENARTVEEKPLSPSELSVFDAMQTRSFEQVLGALKTTSRVNKALAVSSAAPRNRYYAIKEALINTVHAVHIPWRLVQPSTLATLSQELSRYRTVFTTNYDLLNYWAIQHAPETVTDLFLGSDHSFDLSQVATDKPRLLYLHGGLHLVRNQDGTARKLTSTEGTLLGSFAINNTIKTLDDVPLFVNEGPSQDKLKTIRSSDYLSFCYDQLLHHGDNLCLFGHALGEQDSHIVHALRQAAPKTVAISIYPRSQAFIQHQKRHYAKVFQGLAVELRFFDAKTHPLGNPQLSVPVEV; from the coding sequence ATGACCGACTTCCAGGAATACGACGCCCGGCTCGAAGACTGGAGTGCCTTGCGCGCCAGCACCGCCTTCAGCGGCTTGCTGCTGGGGAACGGTGCCAGTCGCGCCGTGTGGGACGATTTCGGCTATGACTCGCTGTTCGAAAACGCTCGCACCGTCGAGGAAAAGCCTCTGAGCCCGTCGGAACTGAGCGTGTTCGACGCGATGCAGACCCGCAGTTTCGAACAGGTGCTCGGCGCGCTGAAAACCACCAGCCGGGTCAACAAGGCGCTGGCCGTCAGTTCCGCGGCCCCACGCAATCGTTACTACGCAATCAAGGAAGCGCTGATCAACACCGTGCACGCGGTGCATATCCCGTGGCGACTGGTACAACCCTCGACCCTGGCGACGCTTAGCCAGGAGCTGAGCCGCTATCGCACGGTGTTCACCACCAACTACGATCTGCTCAACTACTGGGCGATCCAGCATGCGCCCGAGACCGTCACCGACCTGTTCCTGGGCAGCGACCACAGTTTCGATCTGAGCCAGGTGGCCACGGACAAACCGCGCCTGCTGTACCTGCACGGTGGTCTGCACCTGGTGCGCAACCAGGACGGCACGGCGCGCAAACTCACGTCCACCGAGGGTACGCTGCTGGGCAGTTTCGCCATCAACAATACGATCAAGACCCTCGACGATGTGCCGTTGTTCGTCAATGAAGGCCCGAGCCAGGACAAGCTCAAGACCATCCGCAGCTCTGATTACCTATCGTTCTGCTACGACCAGTTGCTGCACCACGGCGACAACTTGTGTCTGTTTGGCCATGCCTTGGGCGAGCAGGACAGTCACATCGTCCACGCCCTGCGCCAGGCCGCGCCGAAAACCGTGGCAATCTCGATCTACCCCCGCAGCCAGGCGTTCATCCAGCACCAGAAGCGCCATTACGCCAAGGTATTCCAGGGGTTGGCGGTTGAACTGCGGTTCTTCGATGCCAAGACTCATCCGCTGGGCAACCCGCAACTGTCGGTGCCGGTGGAGGTTTAG
- the yiaY gene encoding L-threonine dehydrogenase gives MSSTFFIPSVNVMGLGCLDEAMTAIRNYGFRKALIVTDTGLAKAGVASKVAELLAQQDIDSVIFDGAKPNPSIANVERGLGLLKESQCDFVVSLGGGSPHDCAKGIALCATNGGQISDYEGVDRSSKPQLPLIAINTTAGTASEMTRFCIITDETRHVKMAIVDRNVTPLMSVNDPALMVAMPKGLTAATGMDALTHAIEAYVSTAANPITDACALKAVTLISNNLRQAVRDGNDLTARENMAYAQFLAGMAFNNASLGFVHAMAHQLGGFYDLPHGVCNAVLLPHVQSFNASVCAARLTDVAHAMGADTRELNPEEGARVAIAAIRSLALDIDIPAGLRELGVRLNDVPVLAANALKDACGLTNPRAGDQRQIEEIFRSAF, from the coding sequence ATGAGCAGCACTTTTTTCATTCCCTCCGTGAACGTCATGGGTCTGGGTTGCCTCGACGAGGCCATGACCGCTATCCGCAACTACGGCTTTCGCAAGGCCCTGATTGTCACTGACACAGGGTTGGCCAAGGCCGGCGTCGCCAGCAAGGTGGCCGAGTTGCTGGCGCAACAGGACATCGACTCGGTGATTTTCGACGGTGCCAAGCCCAATCCCAGCATCGCCAATGTCGAGCGCGGGCTGGGGTTGTTGAAGGAGAGTCAATGCGATTTCGTGGTGTCGCTGGGTGGCGGCTCGCCCCACGATTGCGCCAAGGGCATCGCCTTGTGCGCCACCAACGGTGGGCAGATTAGTGACTACGAAGGCGTTGATCGCTCGAGTAAACCGCAGTTGCCGCTGATCGCCATTAACACTACGGCAGGTACTGCCAGCGAGATGACCCGTTTTTGCATCATCACCGACGAGACCCGCCACGTGAAAATGGCGATTGTCGACCGCAACGTGACGCCGCTCATGTCAGTCAACGATCCGGCGTTGATGGTGGCGATGCCCAAGGGATTGACGGCCGCCACTGGCATGGATGCGTTGACTCACGCAATCGAGGCCTACGTATCCACTGCCGCCAATCCGATCACCGATGCCTGCGCGCTGAAAGCGGTCACGTTGATCAGCAACAATTTGCGCCAGGCGGTGCGCGACGGCAACGATCTGACGGCGCGGGAGAACATGGCCTATGCGCAGTTCCTCGCAGGGATGGCGTTCAACAATGCTTCGCTGGGTTTCGTGCATGCCATGGCCCATCAACTGGGCGGTTTTTATGACTTGCCCCACGGCGTATGCAACGCAGTGCTGTTGCCCCATGTACAGAGTTTCAATGCCTCGGTATGTGCTGCTCGACTGACCGACGTGGCCCATGCCATGGGCGCCGATACGCGCGAGCTCAACCCGGAGGAGGGCGCACGCGTGGCCATCGCCGCGATCCGCAGCCTGGCTCTGGACATAGACATTCCAGCCGGCCTGCGGGAGTTGGGCGTGCGCCTCAACGACGTGCCGGTGCTGGCGGCCAACGCTTTGAAAGACGCTTGCGGCCTGACCAACCCGCGGGCGGGGGATCAACGACAGATCGAGGAGATTTTCCGCAGTGCATTTTAA
- a CDS encoding TPM domain-containing protein, whose amino-acid sequence MRVLKFGLVLLLWVFAITAQAELKFPALTGRVVDTAQMLEPSVRTQLDAQLKAHEQATGEQVVVVTLADLQGTSIEDFGYQLGRHWGIGQKDKNNGALLIVARDDRKLRIEVGYGLEDRLTDAQSSVIINQVITPAFKAGNFNKGISDGVAAMLVVLGGNALDEPAAAYGADGQEEGDFVGRHPGLFVLLVLLFIVTVFVCQMLGILPAGRGGSGGGHGGGYGGGGGFGGGGGGFSGGGGSFGGGGSSGGW is encoded by the coding sequence ATGCGAGTGTTGAAATTTGGCCTGGTGCTGTTGCTCTGGGTCTTTGCCATCACGGCCCAGGCCGAGCTGAAGTTTCCGGCATTGACCGGGCGGGTCGTGGACACTGCCCAGATGCTTGAACCGTCGGTGCGCACGCAACTGGATGCGCAGCTCAAGGCCCATGAGCAGGCCACCGGTGAACAGGTGGTCGTTGTCACGCTGGCGGACCTGCAAGGCACCAGCATCGAAGACTTCGGCTATCAACTGGGTCGTCACTGGGGCATCGGGCAGAAGGATAAAAACAACGGCGCGCTACTGATCGTGGCCCGGGATGACCGTAAACTGCGGATCGAAGTGGGCTATGGCCTGGAAGACCGCCTGACTGATGCCCAAAGTTCGGTGATTATCAACCAGGTGATCACCCCGGCGTTCAAGGCCGGCAATTTCAACAAGGGTATCAGTGACGGCGTGGCGGCGATGCTGGTGGTGCTGGGCGGCAACGCGCTGGATGAGCCGGCTGCGGCCTACGGTGCCGATGGCCAGGAGGAGGGCGATTTCGTCGGGCGTCATCCGGGGCTGTTCGTGTTGTTGGTGCTGCTGTTCATCGTAACGGTGTTCGTGTGCCAGATGCTCGGTATCCTGCCGGCCGGACGCGGCGGTTCCGGGGGCGGCCATGGCGGTGGCTATGGCGGTGGCGGTGGTTTCGGCGGTGGGGGCGGCGGCTTCAGTGGCGGTGGGGGCAGTTTCGGGGGCGGCGGTTCGTCGGGCGGCTGGTGA
- a CDS encoding class I SAM-dependent methyltransferase yields the protein MSVTATPARPAPDHHAQFIELLQTSLEQNAFIKLVLAKYVGDEADLQRLIIKQLTVKDQSCLSFVYRYKTRDITKNFPLAEGVATIAALLPGAFKNAHLLAVTDEAQLEYSKKGKSSLFKSKPQQLREVPSAEHNREKNRFLDLNRPFLADLGVTNHKHELIPAMSRKWKQINKFIEVFSHALTSSPLALDQPVRVSDFGSGKGYLTFAIHDYLRNTLQAEGIVTGVELREDMVKLCNAAAARLEHPGLSFQHGDVRSVAPAAVDVMIALHACDIATDYAIHMGIRSGASIIMCSPCCHKQIRLQIQSPALLKPMLQYGLHLGQQAEMVTDSLRALFLEACGYETKVFEFISLDHTNKNKMILAVKRAEPVAPAELLAKIQELKAFYHITEHCLETLLRADGYLA from the coding sequence ATGTCTGTCACCGCTACCCCCGCCCGTCCTGCGCCGGATCACCATGCCCAGTTCATCGAGTTGCTGCAAACCAGCCTTGAGCAAAACGCCTTCATCAAACTGGTGCTGGCCAAGTACGTCGGTGACGAAGCGGACTTGCAACGGCTGATCATCAAGCAGTTGACGGTCAAGGATCAGTCATGCCTGTCCTTCGTTTACCGCTACAAAACCCGCGACATCACCAAGAATTTCCCGCTGGCCGAAGGCGTGGCGACCATCGCCGCGCTGTTGCCAGGGGCGTTCAAGAATGCGCATCTGCTGGCTGTCACCGATGAAGCGCAACTGGAATACAGCAAGAAGGGCAAGAGCTCGCTGTTCAAGAGCAAGCCCCAGCAACTGCGAGAAGTGCCATCGGCCGAGCACAATCGCGAGAAAAACCGCTTCCTCGACCTGAACCGACCGTTCCTGGCGGATTTGGGTGTGACCAACCACAAGCACGAGCTGATCCCGGCGATGTCGCGCAAGTGGAAGCAAATCAACAAGTTCATCGAAGTCTTCAGCCATGCGCTGACATCTTCGCCGCTGGCCCTGGATCAACCGGTGCGGGTGTCGGACTTTGGCTCGGGCAAGGGCTACCTGACGTTCGCCATCCATGACTACCTGCGCAACACCTTGCAGGCTGAAGGGATCGTGACCGGCGTCGAACTGCGAGAGGACATGGTCAAGTTGTGCAACGCAGCCGCCGCGCGGCTGGAGCACCCGGGCCTGAGCTTCCAGCACGGCGATGTGCGCAGCGTCGCGCCGGCTGCGGTGGATGTGATGATTGCCTTGCACGCCTGTGATATCGCTACCGATTACGCGATCCACATGGGCATTCGCTCGGGCGCTTCGATCATCATGTGCTCGCCGTGCTGCCACAAGCAGATTCGTTTGCAAATCCAGAGTCCGGCGTTGCTCAAGCCGATGCTGCAATATGGCCTGCACCTGGGCCAGCAGGCAGAAATGGTCACTGACAGTCTGCGGGCGCTGTTTCTGGAGGCATGTGGCTACGAAACCAAGGTGTTCGAGTTCATTTCCCTGGACCACACCAACAAGAACAAGATGATCCTGGCAGTCAAACGCGCCGAACCGGTGGCCCCGGCAGAGTTGCTGGCGAAGATCCAGGAACTCAAGGCGTTCTACCACATCACCGAGCACTGCCTCGAAACCCTGCTGCGCGCCGACGGTTACCTCGCCTGA
- a CDS encoding DJ-1/PfpI family protein, with amino-acid sequence MAAKKILMLVGDYVEDYEVMVPFQALQMIGHTVHAVCPDKTAGQTVRTAIHDFEGDQTYSEKPGHLFALNHDFVGVEAADYDALLVPGGRAPEYLRLNEKVLQLVRDFDQAGKPIAAVCHGAQLLAAAGILEGRECSAYPACAPEVRLAGGTFIDRAVTEGHVQGNLATAPAWPAHPNWLAGFLTLLGTAITL; translated from the coding sequence ATGGCCGCTAAAAAGATCCTCATGCTGGTCGGCGATTACGTCGAAGACTATGAAGTGATGGTGCCGTTTCAGGCCTTGCAAATGATTGGTCACACCGTGCATGCCGTGTGCCCGGACAAAACCGCCGGGCAAACCGTACGTACGGCGATCCACGACTTCGAGGGCGACCAGACCTACAGCGAAAAACCGGGACATCTGTTCGCGCTGAATCATGATTTCGTCGGTGTCGAGGCCGCTGATTACGATGCGTTGCTGGTGCCGGGCGGACGTGCGCCGGAATATCTGCGCCTGAATGAGAAAGTCCTGCAACTGGTGCGTGATTTCGACCAGGCGGGCAAGCCGATTGCGGCGGTATGCCATGGTGCGCAATTGCTGGCAGCGGCGGGCATCCTGGAAGGGCGCGAATGCAGTGCCTATCCCGCATGCGCCCCGGAGGTGCGCCTGGCGGGTGGGACCTTTATCGACCGCGCGGTCACCGAAGGCCACGTTCAGGGCAATCTGGCAACCGCGCCAGCCTGGCCGGCGCACCCGAACTGGCTGGCGGGGTTCCTGACACTGCTGGGCACGGCCATCACCTTGTAA